Proteins from a single region of Kluyveromyces lactis strain NRRL Y-1140 chromosome C complete sequence:
- the DBP9 gene encoding ATP-dependent DNA/RNA helicase (highly similar to uniprot|Q06218 Saccharomyces cerevisiae YLR276C DBP9 ATP-dependent RNA helicase of the DEAD-box family involved in biogenesis of the 60S ribosomal subunit) produces MAQTSASQGYIDDSSSFDSFHLDSRLSQAIRSIGFKHPTLIQSSAIPLALQEKRDIIAKASTGSGKTLAYLIPVIQTILDHKKADQNDEGATLGVILVPTRELAQQVLEVVEKLIVFCSQEIKCLNLSSGNVSGNLLKSLLTENPEILIATPAKLVDLLDAQDVNIDRLKFLVIDEVDLVLTFGYQEDLTKISERLPLRKSLQTFLMSATLNDDIQHLKQQFCRSPAILKLNDDEVNKDQTKLIQYYVKVGEFDKFLLCYVIFKLGLIKGKTLIFVNNIDRGYRLKLVLEQFGIKSCILNSELPANSRQHIVEEFNKNVYQLLIATDDTEYIKEEDEDLESEKTEDGLVEVVDDSTVTTKDNAKKQKKPKLNVEKDKEYGVSRGVDFKNVACVLNFDLPTTAKSYVHRIGRTARAGKSGISISFVVPLKEFGKHKPSMIKSAKKDEKILGRIIKQQAKLGFELQPYNFDIKQVEGFRYRMEDGFRAVTQVAIREARIKELKQELLASEKLKRHFEENPHDLESLRHDKELHPARVQQHLKRVPDYLLPETARKDNKKIGFVPFHKNSHRKNGRVVKKKGNVQRKGKSDPLKSFK; encoded by the coding sequence ATGGCTCAAACAAGCGCTTCCCAGGGATACATTgatgattcttcttctttcgaTTCGTTCCACTTGGATTCACGTTTATCACAAGCCATCCGCAGTATCGGCTTCAAACACCCTACTTTGATCCAATCCAGTGCGATACCATTAGCTCTTCAAGAGAAAAGGGATATCATAGCGAAAGCTAGTACCGGCTCTGGTAAAACTTTAGCATATTTGATACCAGTGATTCAAACAATTTTAGATCATAAGAAGGCAGATCAGAATGATGAAGGTGCCACTCTAGGGGTAATATTGGTCCCAACTAGAGAATTGGCTCAGCAAGTTTTAgaagttgttgaaaagctcattgttttctgttCTCAAGAAATTAAATGCTTAAATCTTTCATCGGGTAATGTATCGGGAAActtattgaaatctttacTTACCGAAAATCCAGAAATATTGATAGCTACGCCGGCCAAGTTAGTAGATTTACTAGATGCGCAAGATGTTAATATTGACAGGTTGAAGTTCTTGGTTATCGATGAAGTTGATTTGGTGTTAACTTTCGGATACCAAGAGGACCTTACGAAGATTTCAGAACGCTTACCATTGAGAAAGAGTTTACAAACTTTCTTGATGAGTGCCACTCTAAATGACGATATCCAACACTTGAAGCAGCAATTCTGCCGTTCACCAGCGATTTTGAAACTTAATGACGACGAAGTCAACAAAGATCAAACAAAGCTTATTCAATATTATGTGAAGGTTGGagaatttgataagttCCTATTGTGTTATGTGATTTTCAAACTGGGACTAATTAAGGGTAAGACATTAATCTTCGTTAACAATATCGATAGAGGATACAGACTAAAGCTAGTTTTAGAACAGTTTGGTATTAAATCTTGCATTTTGAACAGTGAACTGCCAGCAAATTCAAGACAGCATATCGTAGAAGAATTCAACAAGAACGTTTATCAACTGTTAATAGCTACAGACGATACTgaatatatcaaagaagaagacgaagacTTAGAATCAGAAAAAACTGAGGATGGTTTAGTTGAGGTTGTCGATGATTCCACTGTTACTACGAAAGACAAtgcaaagaaacaaaagaagcCAAAGCTAAACGTGGAGAAAGACAAAGAATATGGTGTATCTCGCGGTGTGGACTTCAAAAATGTTGCCTGTGTATTAAACTTTGATCTACCAACCACTGCAAAATCGTATGTACATAGAATTGGTAGAACAGCTCGTGCAGGGAAGTCAGGaatttctatttcttttgttgttccTTTGAAGGAATTCGGGAAGCATAAACCATCTATGATCAAGAGTGCTAAGAAGGATGAAAAGATACTAGGCAGAATTATAAAACAACAGGCTAAATTAGGCTTTGAACTACAGCCTTACAACTTTGATATCAAACAGGTCGAAGGTTTCCGTTATAGAATGGAAGACGGTTTCCGTGCAGTAACTCAGGTTGCTATTAGAGAGGCAAGGATAAAGGAGTTAAAACAGGAACTTTTGGCAAGTGAGAAACTAAAGAGACATTTTGAAGAGAATCCTCATGACTTAGAGAGTTTGAGACATGACAAGGAGTTACATCCTGCTCGTGTACAACAGCATTTAAAAAGAGTTCCGGACTATCTTTTACCAGAAACTGCTAGGAAAGATAATAAGAAGATCGGTTTCGTTCCATTCCACAAAAATTCGCATAGAAAGAACGGAAGAGTGGTTAAGAAGAAGGGGAATGTCCAAAGAAAGGGTAAATCTGATCCTTTGAAAAGCTTCAAATAG
- the YSH1 gene encoding cleavage polyadenylation factor subunit YSH1 (highly similar to uniprot|Q06224 Saccharomyces cerevisiae YLR277C YSH1 subunit of Polyadenylation factor I (PF I)) — protein sequence MTQLENEVPDKDHLRFFSLGGSNEVGRSCHILQYKGKTLMLDAGIHPAHQGLASLPYYDEFDLSTIDLLLISHFHLDHAASLPYVMQRTNFRGRVFMTHPTKAIYRWLLNDFVKVTSIGDSPGQDSSNDNLYSDEDLAESFDRIETIDYHSTMEVNGIKFTAFHAGHVLGAAMFQIEIAGVRVLFTGDYSREVDRHLNSAEVPPQSSDVIIVESTFGTATHEPRQNRERKLTQLIHTVVSKGGRVLLPVFALGRAQEIMLILDEYWQNHKEELGNGQVPIFYASNLAKKCMSVFQTYVNMMNDDIRKKFKDSQTNPFIFKNISYLKNLDEFEDFGPSVMLASPGMLQNGLSRDILEKWCPEEKNLVLVTGYSVEGTMAKYLLLEPEAIPSVHNPEITIPRRCQVDEITFAAHVDFRENLEFIELIGASNIILVHGESNPMGRLKSALLSNFSSLKDTENEVHVFNPRNCVFVDIEFKDVKVARAVGKIIEDLDEFITEEDALKNEKRITEIHEEDPETEESKTEIVKEENEKIVSGILVSDEKNFDLSLVSLSDLREHYQQLSTTVLTERQTVHLDCKSELVYWHICQMFGDVDVYIDEENVSLKNINPEFKTRKIKKGELEIKIMGDVILNIVDNVATLQWTQNVISDSVADSVMAILLSVESAPASIKMSSKSCGHHHGHDDHTTKIKNISRVFKEQFGDTFTLFLNEEDSKEEIKGTINLGKTTACINFSKMVVEECNSNPLKGRIESLLKIGSDLVAPLC from the coding sequence ATGActcaattggaaaatgagGTTCCAGACAAGGACCATCTTCGCTTTTTCTCACTAGGAGGATCCAATGAAGTGGGGAGATCGTGTCATATACTTCAGTATAAGGGCAAGACTCTAATGTTAGATGCAGGTATCCATCCGGCCCATCAAGGTTTAGCTTCATTGCCCTATTACGATGAATTCGATCTCTCCACAATCGATCTTCTTTTAATCTCacattttcatcttgacCACGCGGCATCATTGCCTTATGTGATGCAACGAACGAATTTTCGTGGTAGAGTATTCATGACACATCCGACCAAAGCTATATATCGTTGgcttttgaatgatttcGTCAAGGTGACCAGCATAGGAGACAGTCCAGGACAGGATTCAAGTAATGATAATTTATACTCTGATGAGGACTTGGCTGAGTCCTTTGATAGGATAGAAACTATTGACTATCATTCCACTATGGAGGTAAATGGTATTAAATTTACAGCGTTCCATGCAGGTCATGTTCTTGGAGCAGCGAtgtttcaaattgaaatcgCTGGTGTTCGTGTATTATTTACTGGTGATTATTCAAGAGAAGTGGACCGTCACCTTAACTCTGCTGAGGTACCACCTCAGTCTTCGGACGTCATAATTGTGGAAAGTACATTTGGTACCGCTACTCACGAACCAAGACAAAACAGGGAAAGAAAGTTGACCCAGTTAATACATACCGTGGTATCTAAGGGAGGACGTGTTCTTTTACCGGTGTTTGCCCTTGGAAGAGCTCAAGAAATCATGCTTATATTAGACGAATATTGGCAGAATCACAAAGAAGAACTCGGAAACGGGCAAGTACCTATCTTTTACGCATCAAATCTTGCTAAGAAATGTATGAGTGTCTTTCAGACATATGTTAATATGATGAATGACGATATTCGtaaaaaattcaaagattctcAAACAAATCCattcatcttcaagaatattTCTTACCTCAAGAATTTGGATGAATTCGAGGATTTTGGTCCCAGTGTCATGTTAGCATCCCCAGGTATGTTGCAAAACGGTCTATCTAGAGACATTTTAGAAAAATGGTgtccagaagaaaaaaatctGGTTCTTGTCACTGGTTATTCTGTAGAAGGTACAATGGCAAAATATTTGTTACTAGAACCTGAGGCTATTCCCTCGGTACACAACCCTGAGATAACTATCCCAAGACGTTGCCAAGTGGATGAAATAACATTCGCTGCTCATGTTGACTTTAGGGAAAATTTAGAATTTATCGAGCTAATTGGAGCTAGCAACATCATTTTAGTTCATGGCGAATCCAACCCAATGGGTCGTTTAAAATCAGCCCTTCTTTCTAATTTCAGCTCTCTCAAGGATACTGAAAACGAGGTTCATGTTTTCAATCCTAGAAATTGTgtctttgttgatattgagTTCAAGGATGTTAAGGTTGCCAGGGCAGTTGGGaaaattattgaagatCTCGATGAGTTTATAACTGAAGAAGACGCACTAAAGAAtgagaaaagaatcacGGAAATCCATGAAGAGGATCCAGAAACAGAGGAAAGTAAAACGGAAATtgtcaaagaagaaaatgagaaaataGTTTCAGGTATATTGGTGTCAGATGAGAAGAATTTTGATCTAAGTTTAGTTTCGCTTTCAGATTTAAGAGAACATTATCAACAATTATCTACTACAGTTTTGACAGAAAGACAGACAGTCCACTTGGACTGTAAAAGCGAACTAGTATATTGGCATATCTGCCAAATGTTTGGTGACGTAGATGTATACATTGACGAAGAAAACGTctcattgaagaacatCAATCCCGAATTCAAGACGAGGAAGATAAAGAAGGGTGAACTAGAAATAAAAATCATGGGAGATGTAATATTAAATATAGTTGACAATGTAGCTACATTGCAATGGACTCAGAATGTTATCAGTGATTCAGTCGCGGATAGTGTCATGGCAATTCTACTGAGTGTCGAGAGCGCTCCAGCAAGTATCAAAATGAGTTCGAAGTCATGTGGACATCATCATGGACACGATGATCACACGACTAAAATTAAGAACATATCGAGAGTTTTCAAGGAACAGTTTGGTGATACTTTTAcattatttttgaatgagGAAGActccaaagaagaaataaaaggCACTATCAACTTAGGAAAAACAACAGCATGTATAAACTTCTCAAAAATGGTTGTGGAAGAATGTAACTCTAATCCATTGAAAGGTAGAATAGAGAGTTTATTAAAAATTGGCTCCGACTTGGTGGCCCCATTGTGTTAA
- the DSC2 gene encoding Dsc2p (weakly similar to uniprot|Q08232 Saccharomyces cerevisiae YOL073C Hypothetical ORF), with translation MPSTNSVGVEIPTGLVQFPITKILMICCVGVALTASLFNMKYLFLLQYDPFIVEYGQYWRYFTFQLGSLNESDVAIMTLIWYQFRSLERLFGSRKYLNIVILSWAYTTVVIFLISNLLNKLLPGIWWDQYTNGPLPVILCLTHFYKQYTPRLYEFNIIINQPFLLHSNTIVWKLTDQFFIHGLLFLAMVNQGATGLVIGLISWICAILMDNGLLPGTDSFQLAPFKDSWNRSSSTLNRPSAVMTNDMTSEDLNEEEAEEPQDEPQRTLGVQFLDTFRR, from the coding sequence ATGCCGTCAACAAATAGTGTAGGTGTGGAAATACCAACTGGATTGGTTCAATTCCCAATAACAAAGATACTGATGATTTGTTGTGTAGGGGTTGCCCTAACAGCATCATTATTCAATATGAAGTATCTGTTCCTTTTACAATATGACCCATTTATCGTTGAATATGGACAATATTGGAGGTATTTTACGTTTCAGTTAGGGAGTTTAAATGAAAGCGATGTTGCCATAATGACCTTGATTTGGTATCAGTTTAGATCGTTAGAGAGGCTATTTGGATCAAGGAAGTACCTTAATATCGTGATATTATCATGGGCTTATACAACAGTGGtaatatttttgatttcgAATCTACTTAACAAGCTTTTGCCTGGAATTTGGTGGGATCAATACACAAATGGCCCACTACCAGTAATATTGTGTTTGACTCATTTCTACAAACAGTATACACCAAGGTTATACGAATTCAATATAATAATCAAccaaccttttcttcttcattctAACACGATCGTTTGGAAGCTGACagatcaatttttcatccaTGGCCTGTTATTCCTTGCCATGGTAAATCAAGGCGCAACAGGGTTGGTAATCGGACTAATAAGTTGGATTTGTGCTATCTTGATGGATAATGGGCTACTACCAGGTACTGACTCCTTCCAATTGGCGCCTTTCAAAGACAGCTGGAACAGAAGTTCTAGCACATTAAACAGACCAAGCGCAGTTATGACAAACGATATGACATCGGAAGATCTAAATGAGGAAGAGGCCGAAGAACCTCAAGATGAACCTCAGCGCACTTTAGGGGTCCAGTTCTTGGATACTTTTAGAAGGTGA
- the PEX8 gene encoding Pex8p (similar to uniprot|Q756P6 Ashbya gossypii AER208C AER208Cp and weakly similar to YGR077C uniprot|P53248 Saccharomyces cerevisiae YGR077C PEX8 Required for peroxisome assembly peroxisome associated protein containing a PTS1 signal), with protein MIETESINHLITALNGSSVISSTVGESQVLNNIVYYLPRIRDYQLLAQLIHASFHWKPQKLTIWQVFEASSAVMKWKLEISEPRLSIHKFVSLWKQELESCSALNIFQLATLAGLISCRQQLEVLQEQLFIDDSGTASEELKDIKFRHFMPYWNQYMNISKGDHRLIDDLCILYSMVHMQSDYVASNELLFQSLFNILMTYINNGDTEYHGPNAFAYKHLNLICQTCEHSISNTHNRRLLRSKLEELCRIMGALSDKETLTGRKKYTDKYYINILFIVVILLSGYKPSAEVVHEITMTLFYTSFILQDFGLDGFTKYQELIYSVCGRICQDFDIFDQILKEMISKMQFNMDNKIYHSKLMFILEYLQLNLAELKIPDACYLEERIEPLVRPYLDSSDVKLRESAHLVWLEVFNNETWKADVTNFKLKRLRLYLHDCFRQCSASLMTEKQLIVIWKSILPTIRYLSNYDNDLIRDLIHSTYIRIINTENLQMKSTSIQCLIEQFHNVPDEYLWDWLDACNELARTLPPLMKEHIITKLWEYISHSHNELAIRWWYDRIVPNLSRI; from the coding sequence ATGATAGAAACGGAGTCTATTAACCACTTGATAACTGCGTTAAACGGTTCATCGGTGATTTCCTCGACCGTTGGTGAGTCGCAAGTTCTTAACAATATTGTCTACTACTTGCCACGTATCCGAGATTATCAACTCTTGGCTCAGCTAATACATGCCTCGTTCCACTGGAAGCCACAGAAGCTTACCATCTGGCAAGTATTTGAAGCATCGTCTGCCGTTATGAAATGGAAGTTAGAGATCTCGGAACCGCGTTTGAGCATCCATAAATTCGTTTCGCTTTGGAAACAGGAACTCGAATCATGTTCTGCACTCAACATTTTCCAGCTTGCAACTTTAGCTGGTCTTATCAGTTGCAGGCAGCAGCTTGAGGTTTTGCAGGAGCAATTGTTTATTGATGATTCAGGAACAGCAAGTGAGGAGTTGAAAGATATTAAATTTCGTCATTTCATGCCGTATTGGAATCAGTATATGAATATATCCAAAGGTGACCATCGGTTGATTGACGATTTATGTATACTTTATTCCATGGTTCATATGCAGTCCGATTATGTTGCGTCAAATGAGCTGTTATTCCAAagtcttttcaacattctaATGACATACATTAATAACGGCGATACAGAGTACCATGGACCAAATGCGTTCGCTTACAAACATTTGAACTTGATTTGTCAAACTTGTGAACATAGCATATCTAACACACACAATCGAAGGCTGCTCAGGAGTAAATTGGAGGAATTATGCAGAATCATGGGTGCTTTATCTGACAAAGAAACACTGACTGGTAGGAAAAAATACACAGATAAATACTACATCAACATTCTCTTTATTGTGGTTATTCTACTATCTGGGTATAAACCTTCAGCAGAAGTCGTGCATGAGATTACGATGACGTTATTCTATACAAGTTTTATTTTACAAGACTTTGGACTAGATGGATTTACCAAATATCAGGAGCTCATATATTCCGTATGTGGCAGGATTTGTCAGGACTTCGATATCTTCGATCAGATACTAAAAGAAATGATTTCTAAAATGCAATTTAATATGGATAATAAGATTTATCACTCCAAGCTGATGTTCATCTTGGAGTATTTGCAACTCAATTTGgcagaattgaagataCCTGACGCATGCtatcttgaagaaagaattgaacctCTTGTTCGACCATACCTCGATTCTTCCGATGTTAAACTTCGGGAAAGCGCACATCTTGTATGGCTTGAAGTGTTTAATAATGAAACCTGGAAAGCAGATGTCACAAACTTTAAACTCAAAAGATTGAGGCTATACTTACATGATTGTTTCAGACAATGCAGTGCATCTTTAATGACAGAAAAACAATTAATTGTAATTTGGAAAAGCATACTTCCAACTATAAGATATCTTTCTAATTATGACAATGACTTAATCCGGGATCTAATTCATTCGACCTATATTAGAATAATCAACACTGAAAATTTACAAATGAAATCCACTAGCATACAATGTCTCATAGAACAATTCCACAATGTGCCTGATGAATACTTATGGGATTGGTTAGATGCATGTAACGAATTAGCCCGAACTCTTCCGCCTCTAATGAAAGAACATATCATTACTAAATTATGGGAGTATATATCACATTCTCACAATGAACTAGCAATTAGATGGTGGTATGATAGGATAGTTCCAAATttatcaagaatttga
- the PAC10 gene encoding tubulin-binding prefolding complex subunit PAC10 (similar to uniprot|P48363 Saccharomyces cerevisiae YGR078C PAC10 Part of the heteromeric co-chaperone GimC/prefoldin complex which promotes efficient protein folding) — protein sequence MDTLFNSAKTNPRGIPEAPFVEKVEQYVKSPEDFDMCFSKFQEHLSKYKYMQESKLANIKQLKSKIPDIENTLNMCALLKQKRETEVDEDDEEEDDSLLINYQLNETLFSKASVNPKDPELKVGLWLGADVMLEYPLDEAIELLAQKLADAKQNLDISQQDVEFLRENITTMEVNCARLYNWDVQRRQQMKKEGSSG from the coding sequence ATGGATACGCTATTCAATTCTGCAAAGACAAATCCTAGAGGGATTCCTGAGGCTCCATTCGTGGAAAAGGTGGAGCAGTATGTGAAGAGTCCTGAGGATTTCGATATGTGCTTCAGCAAGTTCCAAGAACATCTATCCAAATATAAGTACATGCAAGAGTCTAAACTAGCAAACATAAAACAGCTTAAAAGCAAGATTccagatattgaaaatactCTCAATATGTGTGCGCTTTTGAAGCAAAAGAGAGAGACAGAGGTTGACGAAGACGATGAGGAGGAAGATGACAGCTTGCTGATCAACTATCAGCTAAATGAAACGCTTTTTAGTAAGGCGTCAGTCAATCCGAAGGATCCTGAATTAAAGGTCGGGTTATGGTTAGGTGCCGATGTGATGCTCGAGTATCCTCTAGATGAGGCAATTGAGCTTTTAGCTCAAAAGCTAGCAGATGCCAAGCAAAATCTGGACATATCTCAGCAAGATGTGGAGTTCCTAAGAGAGAATATCACGACTATGGAGGTCAATTGTGCTAGATTATACAATTGGGATGTTCAAAGGAGGCAGCAGATGAAAAAGGAAGGCTCTTCTGGTTGA